From the Clostridiales bacterium FE2011 genome, one window contains:
- a CDS encoding LacI family DNA-binding transcriptional regulator, which yields MARDNSRVTLQDIAKATGFTVNTVSRALKNKEDISRDTCLHIQNVAREMGYVRNYIASSLRSGRTKTIAMIAGSMMNPFYAVLGDLIQQEAVRLGYSLMILGSRDDPETESRMVEMALSRQVDGVLITPCAIDSPALELLRSSGIPFVLLSRYLTGAQDDCVICDDAQGGRLAASHLIERGHKNLAMISFRHVIFSSQKRFEGFQQACLDAGIPEGNIHYAEPENEQEILKQLQSWQEEGVTGLFSFCDVEAWSIITMMENAGMNRSFGLVGFDNIMRYINFPKPICTIDPNLREEAVTAIDLLRKRIHDPSLPPQQVVLPVSLICRGSC from the coding sequence ATGGCCAGGGACAACAGCCGGGTAACCCTGCAGGATATCGCGAAAGCTACGGGTTTTACTGTTAATACCGTATCGCGCGCCTTGAAAAATAAAGAAGATATCAGCCGGGACACCTGCCTGCATATCCAGAACGTCGCCCGGGAAATGGGATACGTCCGTAACTATATTGCCAGTTCCCTCCGTTCCGGCCGGACAAAAACCATCGCCATGATTGCCGGTTCCATGATGAACCCCTTCTACGCTGTTCTGGGTGACCTGATCCAGCAGGAAGCTGTTCGTCTTGGATACAGCCTGATGATCCTGGGCTCCCGCGACGACCCGGAAACCGAAAGCCGCATGGTGGAAATGGCCCTGTCCCGCCAGGTGGACGGCGTACTGATCACCCCCTGTGCCATTGACTCCCCCGCACTGGAGCTGCTTCGTTCCTCCGGGATTCCCTTTGTCCTGCTCAGCCGTTACCTGACGGGCGCACAGGATGACTGCGTCATCTGTGACGATGCCCAGGGCGGCCGTCTGGCTGCAAGCCATCTGATTGAACGCGGTCACAAAAACCTGGCCATGATTTCCTTCCGTCACGTGATTTTCTCTTCCCAGAAGCGTTTTGAAGGCTTCCAGCAGGCCTGTCTGGATGCCGGCATTCCGGAAGGAAACATTCACTACGCCGAGCCTGAAAACGAGCAGGAAATCCTGAAACAGCTTCAGTCCTGGCAGGAGGAAGGCGTCACCGGTCTCTTCTCCTTCTGCGATGTGGAAGCCTGGAGTATCATAACCATGATGGAAAATGCGGGAATGAACCGCAGTTTCGGCCTTGTGGGCTTTGACAACATCATGCGGTATATCAACTTCCCCAAGCCCATCTGTACGATTGATCCCAACCTGCGGGAAGAGGCGGTTACCGCCATCGATCTGCTCCGGAAAAGGATCCATGATCCTTCCCTTCCGCCCCAGCAGGTTGTCCTTCCCGTCTCCCTGATCTGCCGCGGCAGCTGCTGA
- a CDS encoding ATP-binding cassette domain-containing protein has protein sequence MLELKNVCKTFHAGTPDEKKALIDISLKIEDGDFVSIIGANGAGKSTLFNAICGSFVLDSGSIYLGGKNVTMVPEHQRARQIGRLFQDPMRGSAPDMSIEENLALAAGNGGWLSRVSAADKKAFRDRLSLLDMGLEDRMRQPVGLLSGGQRQALTLLMATYHVPKVLLLDEHTAALDPGTAEKVLALTRSIVEENHITCLMITHNMQSALDLGNRTLMMDRGRVIYDVTGEERASLTINDLTDKFRQLSGRALDNDRMLLGVAE, from the coding sequence ATGCTGGAACTGAAGAACGTTTGTAAAACCTTCCATGCCGGGACGCCGGATGAAAAGAAGGCATTGATTGACATATCCCTGAAGATTGAAGACGGCGATTTCGTCAGCATTATCGGTGCGAACGGCGCCGGGAAATCCACGCTGTTCAATGCCATCTGCGGCAGCTTTGTACTGGATTCCGGATCGATCTACCTGGGCGGAAAGAACGTGACCATGGTGCCGGAACATCAGCGGGCGAGACAGATCGGCCGCCTGTTCCAGGATCCCATGCGGGGCAGTGCTCCGGATATGAGCATTGAGGAAAACCTGGCGCTGGCAGCCGGCAACGGCGGCTGGCTGTCCAGGGTTTCCGCGGCAGACAAGAAGGCTTTCCGGGATCGCCTGAGCCTGCTGGATATGGGCCTTGAAGACCGGATGCGCCAGCCGGTGGGCCTGCTTTCCGGCGGACAGCGCCAGGCGCTGACACTGCTCATGGCAACCTATCACGTACCGAAGGTGCTGCTGCTGGATGAACATACGGCGGCCCTGGATCCCGGCACGGCGGAAAAAGTGCTGGCACTGACCCGGAGCATTGTGGAAGAGAATCACATCACCTGCCTGATGATCACGCATAACATGCAGTCCGCCCTGGACCTGGGGAACCGTACCCTGATGATGGACCGGGGGCGGGTGATCTACGACGTGACCGGCGAAGAACGGGCCAGCCTGACGATCAATGACCTGACGGACAAGTTCCGCCAGCTGAGCGGCCGGGCGCTGGACAACGACAGGATGCTGCTGGGCGTTGCAGAATGA
- a CDS encoding ABC transporter permease, translated as MTIDKILALGQTAMELGLINSLTVLSLFLSYSMLNVCDLSTDGCYTLGAAVGALVAIAGYPWLSLPAAMLAGMISGFVTATLQTRMGVQSLLAGIVVNTALYSVNMALTGNKATLAMNKTTTIFSMAKNLLKGTPLAGQSTLIVMLVIVALVVCFLCFFLKTKLGLAIRATGSNADMVRSSSINPTFTTTVGLCVSNAFTGLSGCLMAQQAKSFDINMGSGMVTVALASLLIGGVFVAKHKPIPLRAVGAVLGAVIFRIVYALALRFNMPAFMLKAVSSIIVVLAISGPYLRKQLPLMIRRWKASREGRNA; from the coding sequence ATGACAATAGACAAGATTCTTGCTTTAGGCCAGACGGCCATGGAACTGGGCCTGATCAACTCCCTGACGGTACTGAGCCTGTTCCTGAGCTATTCCATGCTGAACGTGTGCGACCTGTCCACGGATGGATGCTATACGCTGGGCGCAGCTGTGGGCGCGCTGGTGGCGATAGCCGGTTATCCCTGGCTTTCGCTTCCGGCAGCTATGCTGGCGGGTATGATTTCCGGCTTTGTGACGGCGACCCTGCAGACCAGGATGGGTGTGCAGAGCCTGCTGGCAGGCATTGTGGTGAATACAGCCCTGTATTCCGTGAACATGGCGCTGACCGGCAACAAAGCGACCCTGGCCATGAATAAAACCACCACGATTTTCTCCATGGCGAAGAACCTGCTGAAGGGGACCCCGCTGGCAGGACAGAGCACGCTGATTGTGATGCTGGTTATTGTGGCACTGGTGGTGTGCTTCCTGTGCTTCTTCCTGAAGACCAAGCTGGGCCTGGCGATCCGGGCAACAGGAAGCAATGCAGACATGGTTAGATCTTCCTCAATCAATCCCACTTTCACGACCACTGTGGGTCTTTGTGTTTCCAACGCGTTCACAGGACTGAGCGGCTGCCTGATGGCACAGCAGGCCAAGAGCTTTGATATCAACATGGGCTCCGGCATGGTGACGGTTGCCCTGGCCAGCCTGCTGATCGGCGGTGTGTTTGTCGCAAAGCATAAGCCGATTCCGCTGAGGGCTGTGGGTGCAGTGCTGGGCGCGGTGATCTTCCGGATCGTATACGCCCTGGCCCTGCGGTTCAATATGCCGGCCTTTATGCTCAAGGCGGTATCTTCCATCATCGTGGTACTGGCCATCTCCGGCCCCTATCTGCGGAAACAGCTTCCGCTGATGATCCGCCGGTGGAAGGCTTCCCGGGAAGGGAGGAATGCCTGA
- a CDS encoding ABC transporter substrate-binding protein gives MKKALALVLSLMMVFSMISLVSAEEKTSFKIGICNLVDDASLNQIIANIRERLGEIEQEKGVTIEIAEDNCNLDFSVMQQIIADFIADEVDLMVGVATPVAQNMKAMTEDNKIPVVFAAVSDPIGAEVVESLEKPGSNMTGTSDYLDTAAVLNLIFAANPDAKKVALLYNPSEDASATPIAAAKEILGEKGIEVKEYTGSNASEVMLAAEAIVSDEMDAVFTPTDNTIMNAELSIYETLAEAKIPHYTGADSFALNGAFLGYGVDYANLGRVTGDMIAAILLDGADPATTPVQTFDNGTATVNIETCAAIGFDFETIKEAFAPYCTKVQEITTAEAFE, from the coding sequence ATGAAAAAGGCACTGGCACTGGTACTCTCCCTGATGATGGTATTCTCCATGATTTCCCTGGTTTCCGCTGAAGAAAAGACAAGCTTCAAAATCGGCATCTGCAACCTGGTTGATGACGCGAGCCTGAACCAGATCATCGCGAACATCCGTGAACGGCTGGGCGAGATTGAACAGGAAAAGGGCGTGACAATTGAAATCGCCGAAGACAACTGCAACCTTGATTTCAGCGTGATGCAGCAGATCATTGCCGATTTCATCGCGGATGAAGTGGACCTGATGGTGGGTGTCGCGACCCCCGTGGCCCAGAACATGAAGGCTATGACGGAAGACAACAAGATTCCGGTGGTGTTCGCTGCCGTATCTGATCCGATCGGGGCAGAAGTGGTGGAAAGCCTGGAAAAACCCGGCTCCAACATGACCGGCACTTCTGACTACCTGGATACTGCCGCAGTGCTGAACCTGATCTTTGCCGCCAATCCTGACGCGAAGAAGGTCGCCCTGCTGTACAATCCCTCTGAAGACGCTTCCGCCACGCCGATCGCTGCCGCGAAGGAAATCCTGGGTGAAAAGGGCATTGAAGTGAAAGAATACACCGGTTCCAATGCCTCTGAAGTCATGCTGGCTGCGGAAGCCATTGTGAGCGATGAAATGGACGCTGTCTTCACCCCCACTGACAACACCATCATGAATGCGGAACTGTCCATTTATGAGACCCTGGCTGAAGCGAAGATTCCGCACTACACCGGCGCAGACTCCTTCGCCCTGAACGGCGCCTTCCTGGGCTACGGCGTGGACTATGCCAACCTGGGCCGTGTGACCGGCGACATGATTGCCGCGATCCTGCTGGACGGCGCGGATCCCGCAACCACTCCCGTGCAGACTTTCGACAACGGTACTGCTACTGTGAACATCGAAACCTGCGCGGCGATTGGCTTCGACTTTGAAACGATCAAGGAAGCTTTCGCTCCCTACTGCACCAAGGTGCAGGAGATCACCACGGCGGAAGCCTTTGAGTGA
- a CDS encoding phenylacetate--CoA ligase: MRINETQLALVDKQIKRILASGNYYSEVYKKAGITGVSTAEEFEKIPFTDKADLRNAYPLGIQAVPDEQVVRIHSSSGTTGKPVIIPYTAKDVDDWATMFARCYEIAGITPKDRIQITPGYGLWTAGIGFQAGCEKLGAMAIPMGPGNTDKQLQMMIDLESTVICATSSYALLLAEEINKRGLKDKIKLKKGVIGSERWSEAKRKYIAEALGIELYDIYGLTEIYGPGIGINCPGETGMHIFDDFLYTEIIDPATGKVLPEGEEGEIVITTLVKEGAPLIRFRTHDLSRILPGECRCGRTYPRLDIIKGRSDDMFKVHGVNMFPSQVEEVLGMVDGVSSEYKIDIAHDDNFNRDIIMVTVEAEGRVDFTATGEKIKQLFKSRLNVTPKVAVIALNTLPRSEKKTQRVFDHRAE, from the coding sequence ATGAGAATCAACGAGACCCAGCTGGCCCTTGTGGACAAGCAGATCAAGCGTATTCTTGCCAGCGGAAACTATTACAGCGAAGTGTATAAAAAAGCCGGTATCACCGGCGTGAGCACCGCTGAAGAGTTTGAAAAGATCCCCTTTACCGATAAGGCGGACCTGCGCAATGCGTATCCGCTGGGAATCCAGGCTGTTCCGGATGAACAGGTTGTGCGGATTCACTCCTCCTCGGGCACGACCGGCAAGCCGGTGATTATTCCCTATACCGCGAAGGACGTGGATGACTGGGCCACCATGTTTGCCCGGTGCTACGAGATTGCCGGGATTACCCCCAAGGACCGGATCCAGATTACCCCCGGGTACGGCCTGTGGACGGCCGGTATCGGATTCCAGGCCGGCTGTGAAAAGCTGGGCGCCATGGCGATCCCGATGGGTCCCGGCAACACCGACAAGCAGCTGCAGATGATGATCGACCTGGAGAGCACCGTGATCTGCGCCACTTCTTCCTATGCGCTGCTGCTGGCGGAGGAAATCAACAAGCGCGGCCTGAAGGACAAGATCAAGCTGAAGAAGGGCGTTATCGGCTCTGAGCGCTGGAGCGAAGCCAAGCGGAAGTATATTGCCGAAGCGCTGGGCATTGAACTGTATGATATCTATGGCCTGACGGAGATTTACGGCCCCGGTATCGGCATCAACTGTCCGGGTGAAACCGGCATGCATATCTTTGATGATTTCCTGTACACGGAGATCATTGACCCGGCGACGGGCAAAGTGCTTCCGGAGGGAGAAGAGGGCGAGATCGTCATCACGACCCTGGTCAAGGAAGGCGCTCCGCTGATCCGTTTCCGTACGCACGACCTGTCCAGGATCCTGCCCGGCGAATGCCGTTGCGGCCGGACCTATCCGCGGCTTGATATCATCAAGGGCAGAAGCGATGACATGTTCAAGGTGCACGGCGTCAACATGTTCCCGAGCCAGGTAGAGGAAGTGCTCGGCATGGTGGACGGCGTCTCCAGCGAGTATAAGATCGACATCGCCCATGACGACAATTTCAACCGGGATATCATCATGGTGACCGTGGAAGCGGAAGGCCGGGTAGACTTCACAGCGACAGGGGAGAAGATCAAACAGCTGTTCAAGTCCAGGCTGAATGTGACGCCGAAGGTGGCCGTGATTGCCCTGAATACGCTCCCGCGTTCCGAAAAGAAGACCCAGCGCGTGTTCGATCACCGGGCTGAATAA
- a CDS encoding indolepyruvate oxidoreductase subunit beta, with protein MNKDILICGVGGQGTVLASKIIAAAAMEEGSPVHSAETIGMAQRGGSVTSHVRIGGEACSPLIPYGSADMLLAFEPGEAVRNLKYLRQGGIAVVNTAPTKPVTESLRDTGYDGREMIEYLQQKCDCILINAEEVCKPFGSTRFFNVILLGVAAGSGHLGLSRETLLKQLEKRVPPKYLEINTRAFLAGVEIAGQASGERKGE; from the coding sequence ATGAACAAGGATATCCTGATCTGCGGTGTGGGCGGCCAGGGAACCGTCCTCGCATCCAAAATCATTGCCGCGGCAGCGATGGAAGAAGGCAGTCCCGTTCATTCCGCCGAAACCATCGGAATGGCCCAGCGGGGCGGATCGGTTACGAGCCACGTCCGGATCGGCGGGGAAGCCTGTTCCCCCCTGATTCCCTATGGCAGCGCGGATATGCTCCTGGCTTTTGAACCCGGGGAAGCAGTCCGGAACCTGAAGTATCTCCGGCAGGGCGGGATCGCGGTGGTGAATACCGCCCCGACGAAACCTGTCACGGAATCCCTGCGGGACACGGGATATGACGGCAGGGAAATGATTGAATACCTGCAGCAGAAATGTGACTGCATCCTGATCAACGCGGAGGAAGTCTGCAAACCCTTCGGATCCACCCGGTTTTTCAACGTTATCCTGCTGGGCGTAGCTGCGGGTTCCGGCCATCTTGGCCTGAGCCGGGAAACCCTGCTGAAGCAGCTGGAGAAGCGGGTACCGCCCAAATATCTGGAGATAAACACCAGGGCCTTCCTTGCCGGCGTCGAGATTGCCGGACAGGCATCCGGTGAACGGAAAGGAGAATAA
- the iorA gene encoding indolepyruvate ferredoxin oxidoreductase subunit alpha, whose product MGNGAIALGALAAGVNLVAGYPGTPSSEIIETISHYPHDGLHLEWSVNEKAALEVAAAAAYSGARAMVTMKQMGLNVASDPLMSVAYIGVKGGLVIVSADDPGPISSQTEQDTRRYADFCRIPVFDPSSPEEAYEMIQEAFAYSEKYSTPVLFRPTTRVCHAYASVETPDSFAPKAYEGFERDPGRWVIFPRLSYINHGKMEARNVEVGRDFSSFRFNTVEGEASEKAVVTSGVSYTYVKECLKGHEGVRLIRIATAFPFPEDFILKALEGVKEVLCIEELSPFIEEQILKAAGKHHLALRVSGKLDGSVPHNGENSVELCTGILNTFLGVRTGYDQRDLSDAPALPVRPPVLCAGCPHRASFYAVKKAMKGRKAVFCGDIGCYTLGNAMPLDMVDTCLCMGAGITMAQGLSHMNRDTVSFAFVGDSTFFASGMTGVVNAVYNEADMILCVLDNSTTAMTGHQPHPGTGRNMMGNVVEKVNIEKVLEGIGVKKIVTVDPLALEDSIRAVQECAEETGVRAIIFKSPCVAITKPEKKCAIDTAKCVNCKKCIREIGCPALITVDGRVAIDRNLCAGCGLCSHICPTGAIGGEQ is encoded by the coding sequence ATGGGAAACGGCGCAATTGCGCTGGGAGCGCTGGCCGCAGGGGTGAATCTTGTGGCGGGGTATCCCGGTACGCCGTCTTCCGAGATCATAGAGACGATCTCCCACTATCCGCATGATGGCCTGCATCTGGAATGGTCCGTCAATGAGAAAGCCGCGCTGGAAGTAGCCGCTGCGGCTGCCTACAGCGGCGCCCGGGCGATGGTCACAATGAAACAGATGGGCCTGAACGTTGCTTCTGACCCGCTGATGTCTGTGGCCTATATCGGCGTGAAGGGCGGGCTGGTGATTGTGAGCGCGGACGATCCGGGTCCCATCTCCTCCCAGACGGAGCAGGATACCCGCAGGTATGCGGATTTCTGCCGTATCCCGGTATTTGATCCTTCTTCACCGGAAGAAGCGTATGAGATGATCCAGGAGGCCTTTGCGTATTCCGAGAAATACAGCACGCCTGTACTTTTCCGGCCGACCACCAGGGTCTGCCATGCCTATGCCTCCGTGGAAACCCCGGACAGCTTCGCACCGAAGGCGTATGAAGGCTTTGAACGGGATCCAGGCCGGTGGGTGATTTTCCCGCGGCTGTCCTACATCAACCACGGCAAAATGGAAGCACGCAATGTGGAAGTCGGCAGGGATTTCTCTTCCTTCCGGTTCAACACCGTCGAAGGCGAAGCCTCAGAGAAAGCGGTTGTTACCTCCGGTGTGAGTTATACCTACGTCAAAGAGTGTCTGAAAGGCCATGAGGGGGTCCGGCTGATCCGGATTGCCACGGCATTCCCGTTCCCGGAGGATTTCATCCTGAAGGCCCTGGAAGGCGTGAAGGAGGTGCTGTGCATTGAGGAACTCAGCCCGTTTATTGAGGAGCAGATCCTGAAAGCAGCCGGAAAGCATCACCTGGCGCTGCGGGTTTCCGGAAAACTGGACGGCAGCGTTCCCCATAACGGAGAAAACAGCGTGGAGCTTTGCACAGGCATCCTGAATACCTTCCTGGGAGTCCGGACCGGCTATGATCAGCGGGATCTTTCGGATGCACCGGCACTTCCGGTGCGTCCGCCGGTGCTGTGCGCCGGCTGTCCGCACAGGGCTTCTTTCTACGCGGTGAAGAAAGCAATGAAAGGCCGGAAGGCAGTATTCTGCGGCGATATCGGCTGTTACACGCTGGGAAATGCCATGCCGCTGGATATGGTGGACACCTGCCTGTGCATGGGCGCGGGCATTACCATGGCCCAGGGCCTGAGCCACATGAACCGGGACACGGTCAGCTTTGCCTTTGTGGGAGATTCCACTTTCTTTGCTTCCGGAATGACCGGTGTGGTGAACGCGGTCTATAACGAAGCGGATATGATCCTGTGCGTGCTGGACAATTCCACTACTGCCATGACAGGCCACCAGCCCCATCCAGGTACCGGCCGGAACATGATGGGGAACGTGGTGGAGAAAGTCAATATTGAAAAAGTACTGGAAGGAATCGGGGTTAAGAAGATCGTGACGGTCGATCCCCTGGCACTGGAAGACAGCATCAGGGCTGTGCAGGAGTGTGCCGAGGAAACCGGCGTCCGTGCAATCATCTTCAAATCGCCCTGCGTAGCCATCACAAAGCCGGAAAAGAAATGCGCGATTGACACTGCAAAGTGTGTTAACTGTAAAAAGTGTATCCGGGAGATCGGTTGTCCCGCGCTGATCACGGTGGACGGCCGGGTGGCCATTGACCGGAACCTGTGCGCGGGCTGCGGCCTGTGCAGCCATATCTGTCCCACCGGCGCGATCGGAGGTGAGCAGTGA
- a CDS encoding flavocytochrome c — MKKLFCLILTFALLLVSAAVFAEAQPEESLFTPGAYTGEAQGIFVPVKVTVQVSENEIETVLVDATGETPELGGIAAEKMAMAIMNAQTPNVDTVSGATVTSNAIIAAATSALEQAGADIAVLDANRKDTKDAGPKEEKTIDTEIVIIGAGGAGMTAAIMLQQAGKDFVILEKMPYVGGNTTKATGGMNASETHYQKEQGIKDSNALFAADTMKGGHALNDSSLVAVMANSSAGAIDWLDTIGAELPKISFSGGASVNRIHAPADGSGVGAYLVDRFSAKLNELGVEVMLETAATELIADADGKITGVKAEGPDAVYTINAKAVILASGGFGANEEMYTTYRPDLKGTVTTNAPGATGDGIVMAQALGADLVDIEQIQLHPTVEQTTSILITESVRGDGAILVNQSGVRFTNELLTRDAVSAAELAQEGSYAYIIFDQKLRDNLKAIEKYVKSGITVQADTIEGLAEQLNIDPATLATTLADWNEIVKNKRDTQFGRTTGMNEDLTTPPYYAIKIAPGIHHTMGGVKINTAAEVINTDGAAIPGLFAAGEVCGGVHGGNRLGGNAVADIVIFGRIAAESAMAYLAK, encoded by the coding sequence ATGAAAAAGCTGTTTTGCCTGATTCTGACGTTCGCCCTGCTGCTGGTATCCGCCGCGGTATTCGCGGAAGCGCAGCCGGAGGAGTCCCTGTTTACGCCCGGAGCCTATACCGGGGAAGCCCAGGGCATCTTTGTGCCGGTCAAGGTGACGGTGCAGGTGAGCGAAAACGAGATTGAGACCGTGCTGGTGGACGCCACCGGGGAAACGCCCGAGCTGGGCGGCATCGCCGCGGAAAAAATGGCCATGGCCATTATGAACGCGCAGACTCCGAACGTGGATACCGTGAGCGGTGCCACCGTGACCAGTAACGCGATTATCGCCGCCGCGACCTCCGCCCTGGAGCAGGCAGGCGCGGACATTGCGGTGCTGGACGCGAATCGCAAAGACACCAAGGACGCCGGTCCCAAGGAAGAAAAGACGATTGATACGGAAATCGTGATCATCGGTGCCGGCGGCGCGGGTATGACCGCAGCCATCATGCTGCAGCAGGCCGGAAAGGATTTTGTGATCCTGGAGAAAATGCCTTACGTGGGCGGCAACACCACCAAGGCCACCGGCGGCATGAACGCTTCTGAAACCCATTACCAGAAGGAACAGGGAATTAAGGATTCCAACGCGCTGTTTGCGGCTGACACCATGAAGGGCGGCCACGCGCTGAACGACTCCTCCCTGGTGGCTGTAATGGCCAACAGCTCCGCGGGAGCCATTGACTGGCTGGATACCATCGGGGCGGAACTGCCAAAGATATCCTTCTCCGGCGGCGCTTCCGTGAACCGTATCCACGCTCCGGCGGACGGTTCCGGCGTCGGCGCGTACCTGGTGGACCGCTTCTCCGCGAAGCTGAATGAGCTGGGCGTGGAAGTGATGCTGGAAACCGCGGCAACCGAACTGATAGCGGACGCGGACGGAAAGATCACCGGCGTGAAGGCGGAGGGCCCGGACGCGGTCTATACCATCAACGCCAAGGCTGTGATCCTGGCCAGCGGCGGATTTGGAGCCAACGAGGAAATGTACACCACCTACCGTCCTGACCTGAAGGGTACGGTGACCACCAACGCGCCGGGCGCAACCGGCGACGGTATCGTGATGGCGCAGGCACTTGGAGCCGACCTGGTGGATATTGAGCAGATCCAGCTCCATCCCACCGTGGAACAGACGACCTCCATCCTGATTACTGAATCGGTCCGGGGCGACGGCGCTATCCTGGTGAACCAGAGCGGCGTACGTTTTACCAACGAACTGCTGACCCGTGACGCGGTATCCGCGGCGGAACTGGCCCAGGAAGGCAGCTATGCCTACATCATCTTTGACCAGAAGCTGCGGGATAACCTGAAGGCCATTGAAAAGTATGTGAAGAGCGGCATTACCGTTCAGGCGGATACGATCGAAGGCCTGGCGGAACAGCTGAACATCGATCCCGCGACGCTGGCAACGACGCTGGCTGACTGGAACGAGATCGTGAAGAACAAGCGGGATACCCAGTTCGGCCGAACCACCGGTATGAATGAAGACCTGACCACCCCGCCGTATTACGCCATCAAGATCGCTCCCGGTATTCACCACACCATGGGCGGCGTGAAGATCAATACCGCGGCTGAGGTCATCAATACCGACGGCGCTGCCATTCCCGGACTGTTCGCAGCCGGTGAGGTCTGCGGCGGCGTGCATGGCGGCAACCGCCTGGGCGGCAACGCGGTGGCGGATATCGTCATCTTCGGCCGGATCGCGGCGGAAAGTGCCATGGCTTACCTGGCCAAATAA
- a CDS encoding extracellular solute-binding protein → MKHFSRLLALLLAVALLPLSFMAAASAEEPVTITIWGSDRENMPFRNGLWTIDVLQEKLGIKIEIISAPTENLAEKYGLLMAGGDLPTIVQYKAKDLLLYKDAWTPLNELINETDTPNLWKVYSDAEIRRKVSDADGIMRFIGQRTAITAGKLYFWRQDWLDKLGLETPKTTEDLYNVFKAIKEGDPNGNGEADEIPFAVRKNGSNNRGNVIPFINNWGIAETFFAEDGQVKFGATDPRMKDALEWLNRCYAEGLIDQEYLTRDKTAWYSAWTNNQVFMSYDWSAYIDNVANLFKDVETDINIVGAVPPEGPTGISETRDQLQPITVDEDWNAGIFVGATEEQKKAALKLLDYVYSEEGMILMNFGEEGTHFNIVDGDYKYSDLIMNNPDGLSPQDALRSFGIQSMLTLLQDARYERAFVSDEVNRIRDIYEQEGHIGDAFPTLAFTNDEQGIINEKYTEIETYMNETIDKFIMGVEPLDKFDEYVAQVERMGLADVLAVYQAAYDRYMK, encoded by the coding sequence ATGAAACACTTTTCCCGTCTCCTGGCGCTGCTCCTGGCAGTTGCCCTGCTGCCGCTGTCCTTTATGGCAGCCGCGTCCGCGGAAGAACCCGTGACGATCACCATCTGGGGTTCCGACCGTGAGAATATGCCTTTCCGCAACGGCCTGTGGACCATTGACGTCCTGCAGGAAAAGCTGGGAATCAAGATTGAGATTATCTCCGCTCCCACCGAGAACCTGGCGGAGAAATACGGCCTGCTGATGGCCGGCGGCGACCTGCCCACCATCGTGCAGTACAAAGCGAAGGACCTGCTGCTGTACAAGGACGCCTGGACTCCCCTGAATGAGCTGATCAACGAGACCGACACCCCGAACCTGTGGAAGGTCTACAGCGACGCGGAGATCCGCCGCAAGGTTTCCGACGCGGACGGCATCATGCGGTTTATCGGACAGCGGACGGCCATCACCGCCGGCAAGCTCTACTTCTGGCGCCAGGACTGGCTGGACAAGCTGGGACTGGAAACCCCGAAGACCACGGAAGACCTGTACAACGTGTTCAAAGCCATCAAGGAAGGCGATCCCAACGGCAACGGCGAAGCGGATGAGATCCCCTTTGCGGTGCGCAAGAACGGCAGCAACAACCGCGGCAACGTGATCCCCTTCATCAACAACTGGGGCATCGCCGAGACCTTCTTCGCGGAAGACGGCCAGGTGAAGTTCGGCGCCACCGATCCCCGGATGAAGGACGCGCTTGAATGGCTGAACCGCTGCTATGCGGAAGGTCTGATCGACCAGGAATACCTGACCCGCGACAAGACCGCGTGGTACAGCGCCTGGACCAACAACCAGGTGTTCATGAGCTATGACTGGAGCGCCTACATTGACAACGTAGCCAACCTGTTCAAGGATGTGGAAACCGATATCAACATCGTCGGCGCCGTTCCTCCGGAAGGCCCCACCGGCATCAGCGAGACCCGTGACCAGCTGCAGCCCATCACCGTGGATGAGGACTGGAACGCCGGTATCTTTGTCGGCGCGACTGAAGAACAGAAGAAGGCCGCCCTCAAGCTGCTGGACTACGTCTACAGCGAAGAAGGCATGATCCTGATGAACTTCGGCGAAGAAGGCACCCACTTCAACATTGTGGACGGCGACTACAAGTATTCCGACCTGATCATGAACAACCCCGACGGCCTGTCTCCCCAGGACGCCCTCCGTTCCTTCGGTATCCAGAGCATGCTGACCCTGCTGCAGGACGCCCGTTATGAGCGTGCCTTCGTCAGCGACGAGGTCAACCGGATCCGTGATATCTACGAGCAGGAAGGCCATATCGGCGACGCATTCCCGACGCTGGCGTTCACCAATGATGAACAGGGTATCATCAATGAAAAGTACACCGAAATCGAAACCTATATGAACGAGACCATTGATAAGTTCATCATGGGCGTTGAACCGCTGGACAAGTTTGACGAGTATGTGGCTCAGGTTGAACGTATGGGCCTGGCGGACGTGCTGGCTGTCTATCAGGCTGCCTATGACCGCTACATGAAATAA